A window of Synechococcus sp. WH 8109 genomic DNA:
GTTGGGACAGCGTGGTGCACGACGAGTGGGCCTCTGACGCGGTGTTGCCCTGGGGCCATCTCGATGGTCCCTTGAGTCAGGAGAAGCTGCAGGAACACAGGCAAGAGGCCCTCAGCCTGGGCTGACCGCTGCCGACTCGGTCTGCCGAATCCGACTGCGCAGTCCGGCCATAAGAATCCAACCGGCAATGTTCAAGCGGCTGTCAAAGAAAGGTATATCAGTGCCGTGAAGCACCACCAGCACCAGCACCGCAGCCCACCAGGCGCGATCAAACAAACCCATGCGGTTGTAGCGCAAGGAGACGATCAACAACGCCAGCACCAAACCCACCAGCGCAAGCGCCGCCGGCACCCCACTGCTGACCGCCAGCTCCAGTGGCAGGTTGTGGGAATGGCCATGCCATTTGCCCGTGCGCAAGGGGTACAGCACGGAAAAGGCCGCAGCACCCCAGCCCAGCCATGGCCGTTCAGCGATCAATTGCAAAGCCAAACCCCACTGACTGAGGCGAGTGGAAGCCAGGGCACGCTTTCCCGCATAGCGGCTGTCGCTGAGCCGTGACCACACCGACTCGGGGACCAAAGCCCGGGCGGGGTCCTGGAGAAGCTCCGGGACACCGGGCAACACTGCCAGCAGAACAGGGATCAATCCAAGGGCCAACAGAGGCAACAACCAGGGCCAACTCACCGGTCCAAGCACCAGGGGCACCGCCAGCACCAATGCGCCCCAGCCGTTGCGGGACTCCGTAAGCACGAGAGCCGTCACCAAAGCGACAGCCAGGATCAGCACCACACTCCGACGACGGTGATCGAGTCCGGGTTGCACCAGGGCCGCCAGAATCAATGGCCACACCAGCGCCAACCAGGCCGCGGCGATGTTGGCGTAATCGAACAAACCCGACAGCCGGCCCGCCGGCTCACCTCCAGGAGCCACGAACCAGATCACCAGGCCCCCCAGGGACTGCCAGGGACCCTGCCAACCCAACCACAACTGACCCAAGCCAGTCACCACAACAGGCACCGTGCCCGCCACCATCCAGAGCGCCGCTCGGCGGCGCGCCCCCGCCTCCGCCACATAGGGTTGGAACCCCCAGAACCCCCAAAAGAAAGGCAGCCAATTGGCCAGACCTGCCCAAGCCAGGTCGACACGCAAGGCGCTGAAACAGCCGAGCAACATGAGCGTGCCAGCCAGTAGGAGCGGCCAGTTCCAGCGGTCACGCCAGTAGGCGCATTCACGACGGAGGCTGCCCAGGACCAAGGCCGGCACAAACAGCAGGCTGGCCAGCAACACTGACGAGGGAAGTAACAGCAGTCCGAGCTGAAACAGGCACCAACCCCTGGGGGAAGCGGCGGCCGGACAGTCGCCCCTCAGCAATGTGCACAGACGTGCTGTCATGCGAACACCGCCGTACGCCCTCGGTACACCATCACCTGACGACGCAGATGCAAGCGAAGGGCCCGCGCTAAGGCAAGGCGTTCCGTATCACGGCCCTTGCGGATCAGATCCTCCACTTCGTCCCGATGGCTGACGGGAACGGTGGTTTGCTCAATGATCGGGCCATCATCCAGATCTTCGGTGACGTAGTGGGCTGTAGCACC
This region includes:
- a CDS encoding O-antigen ligase; protein product: MTARLCTLLRGDCPAAASPRGWCLFQLGLLLLPSSVLLASLLFVPALVLGSLRRECAYWRDRWNWPLLLAGTLMLLGCFSALRVDLAWAGLANWLPFFWGFWGFQPYVAEAGARRRAALWMVAGTVPVVVTGLGQLWLGWQGPWQSLGGLVIWFVAPGGEPAGRLSGLFDYANIAAAWLALVWPLILAALVQPGLDHRRRSVVLILAVALVTALVLTESRNGWGALVLAVPLVLGPVSWPWLLPLLALGLIPVLLAVLPGVPELLQDPARALVPESVWSRLSDSRYAGKRALASTRLSQWGLALQLIAERPWLGWGAAAFSVLYPLRTGKWHGHSHNLPLELAVSSGVPAALALVGLVLALLIVSLRYNRMGLFDRAWWAAVLVLVVLHGTDIPFFDSRLNIAGWILMAGLRSRIRQTESAAVSPG